The nucleotide window TAACGCTCCGATCTCTCTGGTATGACCTGGAGAGAGGAGTACTCTGAAGGGAGATGCTGATTGTGGAGACGATACGGAAGATTCGCTGTGCGTACCAGCGAGATGGGAAATCGATCCGTCAGATTGCGCGTGACTTGCGCTTGTCGCGCAACACGGTGAAGAAGGTGCTTCGTGGGGAGGCGACTGAGTTCACCTATTCCCGGGCGACGCAGCCTCTGCCTAAGCTTGGTCCGTATGAGGATTCGCTGCTCGGGATGCTTTCCTCGGACGCAGACAAGCCCCGTCGCGAGAGGCGGACGGCGATGGGGCTCTTCGCGCAGTTGCAGCGAGAGGGCTATGAGGGGGGCTATGACAGCGTTCGCCGCTACGTAAAGAAGTGGCGGGAGTGCACATCCCAGGCTGCTGTTGGCGCCTACATCCCGCAGTCATTCGAGCCAGGCGAGGCGTACCAGTTCGACTGGAGTCATGAGTTCGTCGATCTGGGCGGTGCTGTGGTCAAGGTCAAGGTGGCGCACTTTCGGCTGTGCTACAGCCGGATGCCTTTTTGCGTGGCGTATCATCGCGAATCTCTGGAGATGGTGCTCGACGCGCACATCAGAGCGTTCGAGTTCTTCGGCGGCAGTTGCCGCCGCGGTATCTACGACAACCTCAAGACCGTTGTGACCAAGGTTCTGCTTGGCAAGGATCGTCTATTCAACCCTCGCTTCTGCCAGGTTGCCTCTCATTATCTGGTGGAGCCCGTCGCCTGCACGCCGGCCGCCGGTTGGGAGAAAGGTCAGGTCGAGAACCAGGTAAGCTTTATGCGGGGCCGGGTCTTCGTGCCTCGTGTGAAATGCGCCGGCCTTTCGGAGTTGAACAGGTATCTGGCCGACCGGTGCCGGACACTGGCGGCTGGTCATCGGCATCCCGAGATGAAGGACCGCACGGTCGCCGAGGTGTTCGCCGAGGAGCAGAGCCGACTGGTGCTGGTCGGCACAGCCTTTGACGGCTTCAAGGAGACTGCTGTTCGTGTATCGAGCACATCGCTGGTGAGCTATGACAGCAATCGCTACAGCGTCGATTCCTCGGCGGTTGGCCGGACGGTGATGCTTCGTGCTTATGCTGACCGTGTGAGAGTAGTGAACGACGGGGTGATTATCGCGGAGCACCCGCGCTTGTTCGGCCGTCACGGGGTAAGCTACGATCCGTGGCACTATGTGTCGGTTCTGGAGCGCAAACCGGGAGCTTTGAGGAACGGAGCGCCGTTCAAGGACTGGGACTTGCCTGCGCCTCTTGCGGGGATGCGTGAGGCGCTTGGCACGAAGTCCGATGGCGACCGGCAGTTTGTCGGCATCCTCGGCACGATAGGCGCCTATGGGCTTGAAGCTGTCGCGGCTGCCTGTGCTGAGGCGCTTGCAGCGAAGACCCCGAGCCGTGATGTGGTCCTCAACATCCTCTCGCGAGTCGGCGATGATGACGAGCCAGCGTTCCCGGCCGCCGAGCATTTGCCGGCCCTTGCCAGGGAGCCTCTTGCGGACTGCGGCCGGTATGACGTTTTGCTCTCAGGAGGTGAGCGGCATGCTTAGGGACAGGCTCACTGAAGCGATGAATGAGCTTCACCTGCACGGCATGCGCTCTGTTCTCGACGAGATCCTGTCGGCAGG belongs to Phycisphaerae bacterium and includes:
- the istA gene encoding IS21 family transposase produces the protein MLIVETIRKIRCAYQRDGKSIRQIARDLRLSRNTVKKVLRGEATEFTYSRATQPLPKLGPYEDSLLGMLSSDADKPRRERRTAMGLFAQLQREGYEGGYDSVRRYVKKWRECTSQAAVGAYIPQSFEPGEAYQFDWSHEFVDLGGAVVKVKVAHFRLCYSRMPFCVAYHRESLEMVLDAHIRAFEFFGGSCRRGIYDNLKTVVTKVLLGKDRLFNPRFCQVASHYLVEPVACTPAAGWEKGQVENQVSFMRGRVFVPRVKCAGLSELNRYLADRCRTLAAGHRHPEMKDRTVAEVFAEEQSRLVLVGTAFDGFKETAVRVSSTSLVSYDSNRYSVDSSAVGRTVMLRAYADRVRVVNDGVIIAEHPRLFGRHGVSYDPWHYVSVLERKPGALRNGAPFKDWDLPAPLAGMREALGTKSDGDRQFVGILGTIGAYGLEAVAAACAEALAAKTPSRDVVLNILSRVGDDDEPAFPAAEHLPALAREPLADCGRYDVLLSGGERHA